The Flavobacterium psychrotrophum region CTGTAATTGCAGCAGGTAATGATGCCGCTATACGCGGAATACGTGTTTACAATGGTACTGTTACTCCGGCAGGCAATGCATTTACATATACGTATACTCCACCGGCAACCACCCCTACCAGTGCAGGAATTACGCGTATAATTACAAACTACAACGGCTACTGGAGCAGTTCTTCAACAGCTAACAGCCAGACACAGCCAGATACAGGACATAGCCTTATGGCTTTTCAGTACAACGGTACTCTTTACAGCACCGGTGGAGAAGCAGCTGTTACAAACGTTTTGTCTTCAAGCACACAAACCGGAACTTATACAACCGGTAACTGGAGAGCTTTACCTATAAACAACATAATTGGTACAGTACCTACATCAAGTTCTGACCCAAACCTTATTGTACTGGCAAACAAAGTAGATGGCGACTCTAATCGTGCAGTACCTACTTCTCCGGCTGTTGCAGGACTTTCAGTTCGCGATGTACTTATTGATGGTATCCGCGGTTTAAATATTGGTACAGGTGTTACAAACCTTCCTTCATCATCAGTACTTACATTTCAGGCCACACGCATAGGCTTTAACGCTGCTAACCTTGAAGATAATACCGTTATTACAGATAACGTACCGGATATCATGGTATCTCAGGTAGCAGACCCTAGTAATGGGTCATTTTCGGTGTATTGCTTTGTAGATGCCAGCGGCAACGTGGTGGGCAAGCCGGTACAGGTAGCCTTAAACGGCGTTAGCGCACTGGGTACTTATAAAGTAGACTTTTTTACCTTAAATGCAGGTTCAGAATTAAGCACAGCCACAGTTAATGGTTCTACTACAGTAGGCCTTGGCACAAGGCCAATAAGGATGGTTGCTTACAAACTGTCAGATTTCGGAATCACACCAGATAACAAAAACCAGGTAGTACAGTTTAAAGTAATGCCTAGCGGTACCAGCGACCCTGCCTTTATGGCTTACAACAGGGATTCTTTCGCTATACCTGCACCGGAAATTGCAAACCAGCCGTCGAGCGTTGCAAAATGCCAGGGAACAAATGCTACCTTTAGTGTAACTGTTACCGCTACCGGTACTGAGCTTACTTACCAATGGGAGAAAAACGGTGTTGCCATTACTAACCCGGCAGCTAACGTAACAGGCGCTACATCTGCTACGCTTAATATTACAAATATCACTGCCGCAGATTATGGTATTTACCGCTGTGTAGTTACTAACCCTTCAGGAGCTGCATTTAGTAATAGTGCTTATCTTAACACGGTAATACTATCGTCTACAACAAGCCCTACAACTACTTGTTTAAACACACCGGCAACTATCGAGGTTAATGCTAATGGCAATACACCACTATATAAGTGGTATAAAAACACAACTAACAGCAATGTAGGTGGCGAGTTAATAGCTAATGCTACAAGCAGCTCTTATTCTCCTCCTGTAAATACAGCAGGCACACTATATTACTATGCAGAAACTTACCCAACAGGTTATGAGTGTGCTATAACAAAATCTACACCAATAGCATTTGTTGTACAAACTGCCACAAACGCAGGCTCAATAACTCCTAACCAAACGGTATGCCCTAATACTTCAGGAACTGTTACCCTTAGTGGCTACAACGGCACGATACAGTGGCAGCAAACTACCCAAACGGACGGAACCACAGGATGGGCAAACATTGTTGGCGCCACAGGTGCATCTTACACAAATAATGCTGTAACCGGTATTACATATTACAGGGCTGTTGTAACAAACGGCACATGTAGTTCTGCAACTTCGTCAGTATCATCGTTAACTGCAAATACTACTTATATCTGGACAGGTAATACCAGTGCTAACTGGAACACTAACAGTAACTGGTCTTGCAACCTTATACCTACAAGCACAGTAGATGTTACGATACCGGCTAACAGGCCAAATCAGCCTGTTGTAAATAATGACGGTACTGCACACGCACGCACGCTTACTATAGATGCGTCTGCATCATTAAACATTGCTACAGGTGGTACACTGCAGGTGGTTAACGATATTGCCGTAGCCCCTACTGCATCTTTTGTAATAGATAACAACGGTGCCCTGGTACAGGATAACGAAACCACAGATAACGGATTTGTTACCGTAAAACGTAACAGTAACCCACTCTTCAGGCTTGACTATACACTTTGGTCTTCTCCTGTAAGCGGACAACAACTTCTTGCATTTTCGCCTAATACAATTGCAAACCGTTTTTACGAGTACAAGTATGCAAACGGCAGTAACGGGTGGATAGAAGGCTACTGGTCTGTAAATCCTAACACAAATTTCTCTGCTGCAAAAGGCTACCTTATCCGTATGCCAAATGCCGATAGTGCTTCGGGCTACAATGCAGGAACGGGTACACTTGTACACCATGGTGTATTTACGGGTACTCCGTTTAACGGAACAATAGAAGTACCTCTTTCTACCGTTAATAACAGATTTACCGCTGTGGGTAACCCATATGCGTCGCCAATAAACGTTGAAGCATTTTTTAATGCTAACACCGGCAAGATTGATACAGGATCTGGTATATACCTTTGGAGAAAAAAGAATGATGCTAACATATCATCTTATGTAACAGTAACACTTGCAGCATTTACAGCAAACAATGGTACTTACAACCCAACTAATACGACACCAAATTCTTACGCTTATGGCGGAGGTGACCAGGCCGGATACTTTGCAGGCCTAAGCAATACCTGGACTATTTCTCAGGGACAGGGCTTTATTGTAAAAACAACTGCCGGACTTACAAACCCTAAGCTTGTATTTAATAATAGCATGAGAAGGGCAGTACCGCAAACTAACGGGCAGTCGTTCTTTAGGCAGGCTCAGGATACAGCATCAAGACTGTGGTTAAACCTTACAGATAGCAACAACGGATTTAGCCAGGCAGCCGTAGCTTACATTGACGGTGCCACTACAGGGCTTGATTATGGATATGACGGCAGAAGCATGATTGATGAAAATGCTATATCTGTATACTCTATTGCAGCAGATAATAAGCTTAACATACAGGCAAGGCCGGGCTTTAATGCAACTGATATTGTACAGGTAGGATATAATGCTTCTAAACCGGGTAACTATACTTTGGGTCTGGACCGTGTAGATGGTGTATTTACCCAAGGGCAGGATATATACCTAAAAGACAATGATCTTGGGGTAATACGTAACCTTAGCGATGAAGCATATAGCTTTACAACAGCTGCAGGTACTTTTGACAGCAGGTTTGAGGTAATGTATGTTAATAACAGCACGGCTGATGTTACAAATCCGGAGCTATCGTCAAACAGCATTATTGTTTATAAGAACGGCAAAGACATAAACATCACATCAGGCACTGCCGAGATGACGGGTGTTACAGTATATGACATTAACGGAAGAAGGCTATACAGCAACAGCAAAATAAATAGTACCGAAACCGTAATTTCAGGTCTTGAAATACAACAACAGGTAATTATAGTAGAAGTAAATACTGTAAAAGGCACTGTGAGCAAAAAGGTTGTTTTTTAACGGCTGATAATTAAAATCCCAAAATAATTTTAGGCACGTACTCATCTGTACGTGCCTTTTTTTATTCGTAGAAAGAACGGGTAACCTTAAATACCTTTCAATTATGCTTTTCGCCTGTAGAACGAAGCCAACACTCCATTCGTCGAAATTTGGCCCTGAAAGCATTGCAACAGACGTTACTTTGTACTGTGTTTAAAACAGTTACCATGAAAGCAATTACAATTACTTTATTAAAAACAGCGCTGTTCATCTTCCTTTTAACAGCATCAGCATCGGCAACAGCCCAGTCTGCTAACAGCATTAAACAGGAGCCTAAATCAGAAGTTATTACAAATAGCATTGATACTGTTTTAGTTACAAAGTATTTTACAGAAAAACAAACACAGCCGGGCATCAATAAAAACGCTTTAATAAGAGGATATCGTAAAGTTTTGCGCCGCCAAAAAGATCTTTATCTTATACCGTGGGAGTTACGTAAAAAACACTTTCGTATTTGTTAAATCCATTTTTTTATTTTTTTTATACTCAGGGCAAGCCACACGGCTTGCCTTTTTCTGTTCATCGGGTTTCGTAAACTCCCGACGAATGGTAAAAACGCAATTACAACACCTTTAAAATACAGCAGTTTACCATTTGTCGACACATAACCGTATGCTGCCGATTAACAGCAATTTAACATTTACAATCGCCCTTTCTTTGCTACAGTATTTAAAAAGAAGTAAAAAGATGAGGGTTCAAAAAATTACTTTAAAATTCAGGTTACTAGCAGCTTTACTGTGTATGACTACAGTAATGATGGCTCAGAACACACCTACGGTTACAGTGGTAGCTCCCACAAATGCCACCTACCGTACCACCATGAACATTACCGGAACAAACTTTGGTACTGCTACATCGGTTAACTTTTATGTTAGCGGAACAACCGGAACTACAGTACCGGCACTGTCTACTACAGTTAACTCTTCTACTTCGCTTACAGTTGTAGTACCGGCAGTAGTTGCATCGGGCGGTGCAGCTGCTACAAAATACCTTAGCATATCTAAAATAGTATCTGGCACTACATATACCAGTACTGCAATATCTTATACTTACACACCACCTGCACATACACCTGCAAACGCTGTGGTAGACCGCATTATTACAAACTACAATGGTTACTGGAGCAGTGGCATAGGCGGCACCAGCGGCTATGCTACAAGCAACGTGCAGCCAGATAACCAGCACAGCCTTATGGCCTTTAAATATGGCACTACACTTTACAGCACAGGTAGCGAAGCTGCTATTACCAATGTACTTGGCTCAAATGCCGGCACCGGAGCATATACTGCCGGCGACTGGAGAGCTATACCGGTAAACAACATAGCTGGAAACAACCCAGGAGCACAAGTTTATCTTGTATTAGGAAGCCTTATAGATGGTAGTGCTACACAACAAATACACACAGCACCATCTGTACAGGGTCTTTCTGCACGCGATGTGCTAATTGATGGCGTTCGTGGCCTTGGCCTTGGCACAGGTATCACTAACCTGCCTTCCACAAGTCCGCTTAGTTTTACTGCAGGTAATATTCTTGAAAATAAAGCCGGTGATGAAATTCCGGACATTCTTGTAACGCAGGTTGCAGACCCAACACAAAGCTCATTCACAACATATTGCTTTACAGATGCTGCAGGAAATATTGTAGGTGTACCGGTTGAAATAAATATGTATTCTGTCGCAAGACTTGGAATTTACAAAAGTGACTTCTTTACTCTGCAAACACAGGCTTTCAATACGGCAGTTGTAAATGGTACAGGAACACCGGGTGGTACTACAAGAGAAATCAGGATGCTTGCTTACAAGCTATCAGACTTTGGCATCACTGAAACAAACAGGACAAGTGTAACACAATTTAAAGTACTTACCAACGGTACTGACGATATGGCCTTCATGGCTTACAACAGGCAGACATTTATAATACCGGCACCGGAAATTACAGGCCAGCCTCTTAGCCAGGCAGTGTGCCCTGCTGACACGGCTACATTTAGCGTAACGGTATCTTCTGTAAGTTCAGGCACAGAAACAAACACGTACCAGTGGGAAAAAAATGGTATTGCACTTACTAATGGAGGAAGGATTTCAGGAGCTACAAGCCCTACACTTACTATAACTAACATTACAGCTACTGATTATGCAATTTATCGTTGTGTTGTATCTAACAGTGTAGGTGCTGCATTTAGTAACAGTGCTTACCTTAACTCTGTATTTCTTACTACAACTACAAGTGCTGCTACCTGTTTAAACACTGCTACCACCCTGGAGGCTACCGCTGTAGGTAACACGCCGCAATACCAGTGGTACACTACTGCTAACAATGGCACATCTACTTCTACAGCCGATGGTTCTGCAATATCTGGCGCTACCGGTACAACATATTCACCATCTGTTGCAACCGCAGGCACAAAATACTACTATGTACAGGCATACCCTCAGGGTAAAGCTTGTGCACCTGCAACTTCTGCCGCAATACCGGTTACGGTTTACAGCACATCGTCAGCAGGAACAATATCAGCAAGCCAGTCTATCTGTACAGGCAACACGGCAACCGTTTCTATAACAGGAAACACTGGAGCTATACAATGGCAGTCATCTGCAAACAACAGCACATGGGCAGACATTAGCGGTGCTAATGCGGCTAACTACACTACACCTGCCCTTACAGCTACAATGTACTACAGGGCTAATGTAACTAACGGAACCTGTGGTGCAGCAACCTCATCAGTAAGCACGGTAACGGTAAGCCCGGCATCAGTAGCAGGAACAACATCTGCAGATCAAACAATATGTGTAAACAACACAGCAACTATATCATTAAACGGTTACACCGGTACAATACAGTGGCAGGAATCTGCTAACGGCACTACAGGCTGGGCAAATGTAACAGGCGGTACAGGTGCTACAACAGCAACTTACACTACAGCAGCCCTTACAGCTACAAAATATTACAAAGCAGTAGTTACCAGCGGCGCATGCAGCACGGCAACATCTGCAACGGTTAAAGTAACGGTTAATGCTGCAGCAGTTGCAGGTACTGTTAGCGAAAATCAAACAGTATGCTCAGGCACATCAACATCGGTAAGCGTTAGCGGTTACTCAGGTTCTATACAATGGCAAAAATCTGCCGATAACAATATTTGGTCTGATGTTAATGGCGCTGTAGCAGCAACGCTAACAACACCTGTACTTACCGCTACTACATATTACAGGGCTACAGTAAGCAGCGGCGTATGCAACGCAGCTACAACCGGAGTGGTTACTGTAACGGTAAACACTACCTACACATGGCTGGGTACAACATCTGTAAACTGGAACACAGCTTCTAACTGGTCTTGCAACCTTATCCCTACAAACGTAGTAGATGTAGTAATACCGGCATCGGCTCCTAACCAGCCTACTGTAAATAACGATGGTACTGCACATGCACGCACACTAAATGTAAACGAAGGAGCAGCTTTAAAAGTAGCAACAGGCGGTACAATACAAGTAGTAAACGAGGTTACTGTAGCAACTACAGGTTCATTTGTAGTAGAGAACAACGGTGCACTTGTACAGGACAACGAGGCGGTAAACAATGGCATCATCACAGTAAAACGCGACAGCAACCCATTATACAGGCTTGATTATACACTATGGTCTTCTCCTGTAGCAGGACAGCAGCTTCTGTCATTTTCTCAAAACACCAGCGCAACCCGCTTTTACGAATATAAATATGCGCTGAACACTTCTGGTGTGGGTGTAGAAGGTTACTGGTCTGTAGATGCAGCAACAAGCTTTACAGCAGCAAAAGGATTCCTTATCCGTATGCCAAACGCAGATAATACTCCGGGATACAATGCCGGTACAACAACGCTAACACACCACGGTGTATTTACAGGTACGCCTTTTAACGGAACCATAGAAGTACCAATGTCTGTAGAA contains the following coding sequences:
- a CDS encoding T9SS sorting signal type C domain-containing protein, which produces MQSAAFAQTVTSIAPNNVTHRTTVLINGSGFTNTSTVRLYTGTDATTGSTLYVAPTTTTFVNANQLRVIFPAVIAAGNDAAIRGIRVYNGTVTPAGNAFTYTYTPPATTPTSAGITRIITNYNGYWSSSSTANSQTQPDTGHSLMAFQYNGTLYSTGGEAAVTNVLSSSTQTGTYTTGNWRALPINNIIGTVPTSSSDPNLIVLANKVDGDSNRAVPTSPAVAGLSVRDVLIDGIRGLNIGTGVTNLPSSSVLTFQATRIGFNAANLEDNTVITDNVPDIMVSQVADPSNGSFSVYCFVDASGNVVGKPVQVALNGVSALGTYKVDFFTLNAGSELSTATVNGSTTVGLGTRPIRMVAYKLSDFGITPDNKNQVVQFKVMPSGTSDPAFMAYNRDSFAIPAPEIANQPSSVAKCQGTNATFSVTVTATGTELTYQWEKNGVAITNPAANVTGATSATLNITNITAADYGIYRCVVTNPSGAAFSNSAYLNTVILSSTTSPTTTCLNTPATIEVNANGNTPLYKWYKNTTNSNVGGELIANATSSSYSPPVNTAGTLYYYAETYPTGYECAITKSTPIAFVVQTATNAGSITPNQTVCPNTSGTVTLSGYNGTIQWQQTTQTDGTTGWANIVGATGASYTNNAVTGITYYRAVVTNGTCSSATSSVSSLTANTTYIWTGNTSANWNTNSNWSCNLIPTSTVDVTIPANRPNQPVVNNDGTAHARTLTIDASASLNIATGGTLQVVNDIAVAPTASFVIDNNGALVQDNETTDNGFVTVKRNSNPLFRLDYTLWSSPVSGQQLLAFSPNTIANRFYEYKYANGSNGWIEGYWSVNPNTNFSAAKGYLIRMPNADSASGYNAGTGTLVHHGVFTGTPFNGTIEVPLSTVNNRFTAVGNPYASPINVEAFFNANTGKIDTGSGIYLWRKKNDANISSYVTVTLAAFTANNGTYNPTNTTPNSYAYGGGDQAGYFAGLSNTWTISQGQGFIVKTTAGLTNPKLVFNNSMRRAVPQTNGQSFFRQAQDTASRLWLNLTDSNNGFSQAAVAYIDGATTGLDYGYDGRSMIDENAISVYSIAADNKLNIQARPGFNATDIVQVGYNASKPGNYTLGLDRVDGVFTQGQDIYLKDNDLGVIRNLSDEAYSFTTAAGTFDSRFEVMYVNNSTADVTNPELSSNSIIVYKNGKDINITSGTAEMTGVTVYDINGRRLYSNSKINSTETVISGLEIQQQVIIVEVNTVKGTVSKKVVF
- a CDS encoding beta strand repeat-containing protein, whose amino-acid sequence is MRVQKITLKFRLLAALLCMTTVMMAQNTPTVTVVAPTNATYRTTMNITGTNFGTATSVNFYVSGTTGTTVPALSTTVNSSTSLTVVVPAVVASGGAAATKYLSISKIVSGTTYTSTAISYTYTPPAHTPANAVVDRIITNYNGYWSSGIGGTSGYATSNVQPDNQHSLMAFKYGTTLYSTGSEAAITNVLGSNAGTGAYTAGDWRAIPVNNIAGNNPGAQVYLVLGSLIDGSATQQIHTAPSVQGLSARDVLIDGVRGLGLGTGITNLPSTSPLSFTAGNILENKAGDEIPDILVTQVADPTQSSFTTYCFTDAAGNIVGVPVEINMYSVARLGIYKSDFFTLQTQAFNTAVVNGTGTPGGTTREIRMLAYKLSDFGITETNRTSVTQFKVLTNGTDDMAFMAYNRQTFIIPAPEITGQPLSQAVCPADTATFSVTVSSVSSGTETNTYQWEKNGIALTNGGRISGATSPTLTITNITATDYAIYRCVVSNSVGAAFSNSAYLNSVFLTTTTSAATCLNTATTLEATAVGNTPQYQWYTTANNGTSTSTADGSAISGATGTTYSPSVATAGTKYYYVQAYPQGKACAPATSAAIPVTVYSTSSAGTISASQSICTGNTATVSITGNTGAIQWQSSANNSTWADISGANAANYTTPALTATMYYRANVTNGTCGAATSSVSTVTVSPASVAGTTSADQTICVNNTATISLNGYTGTIQWQESANGTTGWANVTGGTGATTATYTTAALTATKYYKAVVTSGACSTATSATVKVTVNAAAVAGTVSENQTVCSGTSTSVSVSGYSGSIQWQKSADNNIWSDVNGAVAATLTTPVLTATTYYRATVSSGVCNAATTGVVTVTVNTTYTWLGTTSVNWNTASNWSCNLIPTNVVDVVIPASAPNQPTVNNDGTAHARTLNVNEGAALKVATGGTIQVVNEVTVATTGSFVVENNGALVQDNEAVNNGIITVKRDSNPLYRLDYTLWSSPVAGQQLLSFSQNTSATRFYEYKYALNTSGVGVEGYWSVDAATSFTAAKGFLIRMPNADNTPGYNAGTTTLTHHGVFTGTPFNGTIEVPMSVENNRFTATGNPYASPINIEAFFAANAGKLETGTGIYLWRKKNDAVVSSYVTVTLAGFTANNGTVSTTGSTPASYANGGQEQAGYFSGNRNTWTLSQGQGFIVKTAAGLTNPKLTFNNGMRVAVPQTNGQAFLREAANTTSRLWLNLTNTANAFSQAAVAYIDGATTALDYGFDGKSIADAASVSVYTVAADTKLSIQARPGFEATDIVQLGYNATTAGTYTLTLDHVDGIFAQYQKIYLKDKVEGITREISSRSYSFTTEAGVFNDRFEVTYTNGVTAGVDNPTAIANTVMVYKDGNNINITTGTAEMTSVNVYDIHGRKLYSNAKVNGTDTVITGLMVQQQLIIVEVNTVKGSVSKKVLY